The following coding sequences lie in one Gorilla gorilla gorilla isolate KB3781 chromosome 5, NHGRI_mGorGor1-v2.1_pri, whole genome shotgun sequence genomic window:
- the LOC129534438 gene encoding uncharacterized protein, translated as MGNGDWDRRGVSPSLLLGRVPVLVS; from the coding sequence ATGGGCAACGGTGATTGGGACCGAAGGGGAGTCTCTCCGTCACTGTTGCTGGGACGCGTGCCTGTGCTGGTGTCTTAG
- the LOC109027130 gene encoding uncharacterized protein isoform X2 produces MPSEEGGARGSEIVKLCLGCARRRAVLALPWARARRVRVSRERVRAAASRVLVCARVPGAALPSYAQLRCAPPPARGSARAAWPLRLPGVLPAGGAGGCVREKARGAAGWERRESRREGGGEAGGRGAPRSSSQGRGAPARHGYSNPSTSRKRYFLRLGGFCILSSHRWGWRRPTRRPVAARELSFQYRDSELIQSAAEGAHPSYRAAECLWLEQ; encoded by the exons ATGCCCAGCGAGGAGGGAGGCGCGAGAGGGAGCGAGATAGTAAAGCTCTGTCTCGGGTGTGCGCGCCGGCGCGCGGTGCTCGCTCTCCCTTGGGCGCGCGCGCGGCGGGTGCGCGTGTCCCGGGAGCGCGTCCGCGCGGCGGCCTCCCGCGTGCTCGTGTGCGCGCGCGTCCCGGGTGCCGCGCTCCCCTCTTATGCACAGCTGCGGTGCGCCCCGCCGCCCGCCAGAGGCTCGGCTCGCGCGGCGTGGCCGCTGCGACTTCCTGGAGTTCTGCCTGCCGGGGGCGCGGGCGGGTGTGTGAGAGAGAAGGCGAGGGGAGCCGcggggtgggagaggagggagTCCCGGCGGGAGGGCGGGGGAGAGGCTGGCGGGAGGGGGGCTCCACGGAGCTCCAGCCAGGGCCGCGGTGCGCCTGCACGTCACGGCTACTCAAACCCAAGCACGTCCCGAAAGCGGTATTTTCTGCGTCTGGGAGGTTTTTGCATCCTCAGTTCCCACCGCTGGGGCTGGCGGCGACCAACT cgCAGACCTGTCGCAGCCAGAGAGCTGTCATTTCAGTACCGGGATTCAGAATTGATCCAGTCCGCAGCGGAGGGGGCACATCCCAGCTACCGAGCTGCTGAGTGTCTCTGGCTGGAAcaatag
- the LOC109027130 gene encoding uncharacterized protein isoform X3, giving the protein MPSEEGGARGSEIVKLCLGCARRRAVLALPWARARRVRVSRERVRAAASRVLVCARVPGAALPSYAQLRCAPPPARGSARAAWPLRLPGVLPAGGAGGCVREKARGAAGWERRESRREGGGEAGGRGAPRSSSQGRGAPARHGYSNPSTSRKRYFLRLGGFCILSSHRWGWRRPTIVILPPGQLADEVSDKPASDTCYKRLLSWPDDDPAEIYL; this is encoded by the exons ATGCCCAGCGAGGAGGGAGGCGCGAGAGGGAGCGAGATAGTAAAGCTCTGTCTCGGGTGTGCGCGCCGGCGCGCGGTGCTCGCTCTCCCTTGGGCGCGCGCGCGGCGGGTGCGCGTGTCCCGGGAGCGCGTCCGCGCGGCGGCCTCCCGCGTGCTCGTGTGCGCGCGCGTCCCGGGTGCCGCGCTCCCCTCTTATGCACAGCTGCGGTGCGCCCCGCCGCCCGCCAGAGGCTCGGCTCGCGCGGCGTGGCCGCTGCGACTTCCTGGAGTTCTGCCTGCCGGGGGCGCGGGCGGGTGTGTGAGAGAGAAGGCGAGGGGAGCCGcggggtgggagaggagggagTCCCGGCGGGAGGGCGGGGGAGAGGCTGGCGGGAGGGGGGCTCCACGGAGCTCCAGCCAGGGCCGCGGTGCGCCTGCACGTCACGGCTACTCAAACCCAAGCACGTCCCGAAAGCGGTATTTTCTGCGTCTGGGAGGTTTTTGCATCCTCAGTTCCCACCGCTGGGGCTGGCGGCGACCAACT ATAGTCATTTTGCCTCCTGGACAGTTGGCTGACGAAGTGTCTGATAAACCAGCTTCAGATACATGCTACAAAAG GCTACTGAGCTGGCCTGATGATGATCCTGCTGAGATATATTTATAG
- the LOC109027130 gene encoding uncharacterized protein isoform X1: MSESCLNAQRGGRRERERDSKALSRVCAPARGARSPLGARAAGARVPGARPRGGLPRARVRARPGCRAPLLCTAAVRPAARQRLGSRGVAAATSWSSACRGRGRVCEREGEGSRGVGEEGVPAGGRGRGWREGGSTELQPGPRCACTSRLLKPKHVPKAVFSASGRFLHPQFPPLGLAATNCKRNSLGGEAGGCGGWEGDSEGWEVNAGLDRLSLSFSADLSQPESCHFSTGIQN, translated from the coding sequence ATGTCGGAAAGCTGTTTGAATGCCCAGCGAGGAGGGAGGCGCGAGAGGGAGCGAGATAGTAAAGCTCTGTCTCGGGTGTGCGCGCCGGCGCGCGGTGCTCGCTCTCCCTTGGGCGCGCGCGCGGCGGGTGCGCGTGTCCCGGGAGCGCGTCCGCGCGGCGGCCTCCCGCGTGCTCGTGTGCGCGCGCGTCCCGGGTGCCGCGCTCCCCTCTTATGCACAGCTGCGGTGCGCCCCGCCGCCCGCCAGAGGCTCGGCTCGCGCGGCGTGGCCGCTGCGACTTCCTGGAGTTCTGCCTGCCGGGGGCGCGGGCGGGTGTGTGAGAGAGAAGGCGAGGGGAGCCGcggggtgggagaggagggagTCCCGGCGGGAGGGCGGGGGAGAGGCTGGCGGGAGGGGGGCTCCACGGAGCTCCAGCCAGGGCCGCGGTGCGCCTGCACGTCACGGCTACTCAAACCCAAGCACGTCCCGAAAGCGGTATTTTCTGCGTCTGGGAGGTTTTTGCATCCTCAGTTCCCACCGCTGGGGCTGGCGGCGACCAACTGTAAGAGAAACTCACTGGGAGGCGAAGCAGGGGGGTGCGGAGGATGGGAAGGCGACTCTGAAGGGTGGGAAGTGAATGCTGGACTTGAtcgtctttctctttctttcagcgCAGACCTGTCGCAGCCAGAGAGCTGTCATTTCAGTACCGGGATTCAGAATTGA